The following coding sequences are from one Rhineura floridana isolate rRhiFlo1 chromosome 2, rRhiFlo1.hap2, whole genome shotgun sequence window:
- the DUSP19 gene encoding dual specificity protein phosphatase 19, with product MHSLTQEIKSFSRTNLRKQCTRVTTLSGKRIIETLKDARMQVVEVTDCNDEKACGYVQDLSLDLQVGVVKPWLLLGSQDAAHDLETMRKYRVTHVLNVAYGVENAFTNDYIYKIIPILDLPETDIVSYFPECFEFIEQVKLKDGVVLVHCNAGVSRAAAITIGFLMHSEGLNFARAFSLVKNARPAICPNPGFMEQLHKYHQCSNKNMET from the exons ATGCACTCGCTCACCCAGGAAATCAAATCCTTCTCCAGGACTAATCTGAGGAAACAATGCACCCGAGTAACGACTCTATCTGGGAAAAGAATTATAGAAACCTTGAAGGATGCACGGATGCAAGTGGTGGAAGTAACTGATTGTAATGACGAGAAAGCCTGCGGTTACGTGCAAGACCTGAGCCTGGATCTGCAAGTCGGTGTTGTTAAGCCCTGGCTGCTGCTGG GATCACAAGATGCTGCTCATGACCTGGAGACAATGAGAAAATACAGG GTTACCCATGTTCTAAACGTAGCCTATGGAGTAGAGAATGCCTTCACCAATGACTATATATATAAGATCATCCCTATTCTTGACCTGCCAGAGACTGACATTGTCTCCTATTTCCCTGAATGTTTTGAATTTATTGAGCAAGTCAAATTAAAG gatggtgtgGTGCTAGTTCACTGTAATGCAGGAGTCTCCCGTGCGGCAGCTATCACTATTGGCTTCCTAATGCACTCAGAAGGACTCAATTTTGCCAGGGCTTTTTCTTTGGTGAAAAATGCAAGACCTGCTATCTGTCCAAATCCTGGCTTCATGGAGCAACTCCACAAATACCATCAGTGCAGCAATAAAAACATGGAAACTTAA